The Pirellulaceae bacterium genome segment TGGCGAAGCCAAGGTGGCAGACTTTGGACTGGCACGTGTAATCGATCCCACCCAATTGGATTTGACGCAGGCAGGTCTCACGATGGGAACGCCTTTGTATATGAGTCCAGAGCAGGTTGAGGGCCGCCCCTTGGATCAGCGCAGCGATCTGTATTCTTGCGGCGTTACCTCCTACTACATGCTGACAGGGCGACCTCCCTTCCAGGGAGAAACTCCGCTCAGTGTCGCGGTGCAGCACCTGCAGACACCTCCCACGCCATTGCAAGATTTTCGTCCTGATGTGCCGGAGCAGCTTTCTGACATCGTGCTCAAGCTGCTGGCCAAGAAACCGTCAGGTCGTTATCGATCAGCAGCCGAGTTGTTAGGCGATCTCCGTTCCTTGTCCGTCGAAGGGGGCGAATACCATCTGCCGCTTGAGGCCGATGCGTTACCAGAAACAGATCACGACGAGCGGTCACACAGTCTGGATGCCACGCGTCAGTTGCAAACGTTAATGCAAACCCAATCGATGCGACAGGTTTCGCGTCGCGGTCGCTGGCTTGTGCCAGTGACGTTGTTTGCCGCTCTTGGCGTCGGCTGCATGGTTGCTCGTTTGACTTGGTCCGGTTCGCTGCTGGCAGAGGATTCGCGAGGAACGGTGCAAATTGAGCGTCGTGATACGGCGGCTGCCCAGTATTTGCACGCTCAATTCATGAATACGGAGGAGGCTTACGAAAGCGTTGCAAAGTATCACGATCCGGCTGAGAGCGCTCTCAATCGCTACTATGCGATGCGGTCGCAACAGCGATTGGCCGATTTCTACGTAAGTCTCTACGATTATGAGGCGGCCTACGCCGCTTTCAGTGTTCTTGAGCAGGATAGCGAGCCCGAGTTTCACGCGATCGGACTTGCCGGGCAGGCGGTGATTCACGATTTACGCGACCAGCTGCCTCAACTGGCGAACAAAATCTCCGAGGTCTGGGGGCAACGTTCCTTGCTCGACGTCGGTTTGCAAAGGGACTTGGAACGCATTGTCGAGAAACGAGATGTGGATGTATCCCCTGCAAAAGGTGATGCGTCCGAATAGCCGTTTTCGAGTGACCCTCACCCTTACGCGAAGGTTACTGCGCGGCGGAGCGACTGCCTCGAGGAGAACCGCTAATCGGTTGATCGGCTGGGAGTGGACGGGCGGCGCAGGCAAAACCCCGTTCGTAGAGCCAACGCTTCAGCTCTCGGAACTTTCCAAAACTGTCCGGATAGGTCCAAACGGTGATCACGGTTCGGCTGGGGTTAAACGACTCGATGAGTTGCGTGAACTGCGAATCGGGTAGCAATGCTTTGTCGGCCGGTTCGCCTAATCGAGAGCTCATTGGCACCAGCACGAATTCCTTCAGTTCGGCAACTTGCCGCACGACCGGCCCGGCTTTAGATATCGATGCGTAGTTCTTGCGGTGCATCGTATATCGCAAATGAAACCCTTGCATGGGTCCGATTGTTTCGGTGATTTCCGGCACCTGCTTCAGTTTCCAAATCTTATTCGGTACCTCGGCTTTCAGTTGATCGGTCAGGATGTTGAGCGGCACGTGCGTCAAATAGCCATCCTTAAGTTGAAAGTGTTCTTCACCGCCAAAAACAGTTTTGGCGAGCGGAGTCGGCAGGTGTTCCAACTCGATCGTCTTTTCCTGTTCGTTTTCGAGTGAATCTCGTTGCTGGTGAATTGCGTCCAGAGCTGTCGCAAGACTTACCGCTTCGGATTGGAGCTTGATTCTTGATTGGCTTTCACTGTCCAATTTGGAGGATCGCGTATCGAGTTCGCGTTTGGCTGCGGTGAGCAACACCTTCAATTGATGCCGCTCACTCTGTCGGCGATCCACCAAATCCTTGATCTGATCGGCCCTTTGCTCGATTTCTCGAACGTTGGAGGTGAGGTCCTGGGTCGCCGCTTGCAATTGGTCGGCTTTTTTAATTTCCTCAGGATTCGGTTTGCCGATCGCATTGTCGGGGTCGTCGACTAACGCATCTTGAGCTCGGACGCCAATCACCATCACGAGGATCACGAGGATCCCGACTAGATTTGCGACAATATCCAGGAATGAATCGAGGCCTGAATCGTTGTCGTCACGTCGTAGACGTCGCTTGATCTTCACGATCAGTTTTTCCTCTTTACCGCAATACCACTGTTTTTTAACAGTTGAGACAGTTCTTGGAATCGTTGCTCACCACTGGGGTGGACTCGTACACTCAGAACGGGCTTCCAATGCATCGAGGTGCCGGCAATTCCCCACTTGTCCATTCGCTGCCATAGCGTTGTGACCAATTGGTCAATTTCGTTATGCAGCGAACCTTCGAATTGGACTCGTTCTGGCTCGCCGTGTCGTTTCTCCGGCTTGAACTCCAGGTATTGGCCTGTGAGGAGAACGGGAATCGGACGCGTAATCCCGACCGAACCGCGTGAACCCGTTGGTAGACCCCAATCGGCACCGCGTGCGTTGGCCATGGGTGGAATCGGAGGTTGGCTCATTGCCGATGCGCCGGCGGACATCGAGCCCATCCCACTGGCCGGTTGCCCGGGTGACTGCGGGGCGGGGGTCGCGGCTCCGGATGAACCACCGGAGCCTCCCGCACGGCTTGAATTGGAGCCGGCTGCGTTGGCTGCTGACGAGCCACCAGGATGGGAGTTTGCTTGGGCCCCGGCAGCGCCGGCGGTGGAGTTTGCTTGTCCGCCGGGAGATGGTTCAAAATT includes the following:
- a CDS encoding protein kinase, whose translation is MNSSQSSSAQPSDPDLSGHQLGDYLILRRLGAGGMAEVYLAEQQSLERQVAIKVLRPNLAAQENYVRRFHNEARAAASLVHANIVQIYEVGCLEGFHFIAQEYVRGQTVTQLVSRTGPLEITRVISILRQISAALNKAGQERIVHRDIKPENILLMPSGEAKVADFGLARVIDPTQLDLTQAGLTMGTPLYMSPEQVEGRPLDQRSDLYSCGVTSYYMLTGRPPFQGETPLSVAVQHLQTPPTPLQDFRPDVPEQLSDIVLKLLAKKPSGRYRSAAELLGDLRSLSVEGGEYHLPLEADALPETDHDERSHSLDATRQLQTLMQTQSMRQVSRRGRWLVPVTLFAALGVGCMVARLTWSGSLLAEDSRGTVQIERRDTAAAQYLHAQFMNTEEAYESVAKYHDPAESALNRYYAMRSQQRLADFYVSLYDYEAAYAAFSVLEQDSEPEFHAIGLAGQAVIHDLRDQLPQLANKISEVWGQRSLLDVGLQRDLERIVEKRDVDVSPAKGDASE